The Silene latifolia isolate original U9 population chromosome 4, ASM4854445v1, whole genome shotgun sequence region gtagtccttggtaaggtacattggtatgagggggtgttacacaggtcttggatgacagacccaatcaatggacattcgtaaaagaaatgatctttttTTTCAATAGGATTAttgcacagaacacaatgaggtggaatatcaatatgactcttgagaagtctacttttcgttAAAAGACTGTTAACATAGActttccaaagaaaaaaaaatcaattttggaggaatattcaatttccaaatccactaaaattcacatttgtcaagagcttgatcgaacaaaccttgcgctaaccaaattgctgttttggtagagaaaaTTACATCTACGGACAACCCCAAAGGAGGGTACCCGGAATATCATTAAGAAGCAGTGGAATGTTAATAATCTGAATAACAATATCGTTGTTTACTAAATTGGATAACTTACAAACATCTCATTGTTTATCAGAGcttatgaaatctttaaccaaaagattaagatcacggttactatcatcatcaaccacactgcttgtaagtgggtgtgaaaaaacccaattatcagaccaaaacttaatgttgctaCCATTACCTATCTGCCATCTCAGCCCTTTTCTAAATAGAGTCCGAAGACTCATaagtttacgccattgccaagaagagattgaattaggcttatgatcaaagagtgaacaatttctcaagtattttttagttaccactttgacccatatactttccttatccataagaatttttcataaaagtttcatttgaagagctttattagctgcttcGAAAGATTTAATTCTTAAACCACCAAAagactttggtaaacaaactttatgcccACCCACCAATCAAATTAGCAGAACGCTGGgaaggattcttattccaaagAAAGTCACGGTTGTTTTCGCTAATGTCACCTACTCTGACATTAAACAAAACTGTAGAGACTAGAGACACTATATCGCCCTTCTCCGCATCCATTATTGTCATTTAATCTATTTTCACTACttaaattcttatttcagacagATTAtttccgtctgaaataagacggatcaAATGTAGTCATTTAAGGGCAAGACTTATTGTTTTCACTAAAATCAGCATCTTTTCATTCCTCTTTTCCCACTTCAACCCCGCGACATACACTCACTAGAATACTAAACAACAATTTGCCCAAAAACTCCTAATTTCTTCTCCATAAACAAATCCCATTTCTTGATCATTTCCTCATCTTCGCAATAATAACTCGACAATTAATCATCGTGGGCACCATTTTATTCCCAAAATCTGAATTGGGTTTCATTTATTTTCACCAAATTACACCAAATTACTAAGTGGGTCAGctctcaaaactccattaaaagtCGCCGTCTTTGAATTAACATTGTATTGGATAGTGTCGGCGTTGAACGATGCGTCGACGGGCTGCCGATTACCGGCGCCCGGTTCGTAAACGGATACCTAAATGGATCTGGATCCTGTTTTTACTCTTCTGCTTTGTTgggcttttgttgtttgttgttcaGCATAATTATGATCAATATCATGTTCGTCTGCCGACACTGGTACTTTTCATATCAACTTACTAATTTATATTACGCCCTCCGTCCCGATCAATAGTTATCTAAGTTAATATTTTACTCCCCTGTTGAGTTCTATACATTTTTATAAATTATGTCCGGAGGATTTGGAAATGTATACAATTCAATGGAACGGATGATGACGGCTATGTTTAACTAGTTTATACTCCctttgtctcaatcatttgtttacctttttattatTATGGGGTATTTCagtcaaaggtaaacaaatgattggtacCGAAAATTTACGTGGTAACATAAGAAAGTTGGGTGTATGTTCGATGTTAAGGATGTTTGTTTGTCGGTCAGAATCCAAAGTGATTGAATAGAGACTACTTAATTGGTTTGAATTGGTTTGAAGTATAAAGTTAAGTTCTTGTTTGATATTTTGAGATGTTGCTTGATTGTGGTGGGTTGGATTTGCAACTACAATTTGTGGTAGTGGTTGTAATGAATGAGTTAGTATATGTCGAATTTCGGTTTGTTTGATCCTATGAGACCAGGATAGTATTCAGGTTGAGCTTAATCAATGTTGATTTAGGTGTATGCTAGTTTTTCTTAATGAGGATCTAGATACGAGTAAGGTCTCATCGGTAAATGTTGAGAATCTTGTGGGATATTAATGACTGTAagcttgtcagaatccaaattGATTGAATAGAGGACTACTCAATTGGTTTGAAGTATAAAGTTAAGTTCTTGTTTGATATTTTGAGATGTTGCTTGATTGTGGTGGGTTGGATTTGCATCTATAATTTGTGGTAGTGGTTGTAATGAATGAGTTAGTATATGTCGAATTTCGGTTTGTTTGATCCTGTGAGACCAGGATAGTATTCTGGTTGAGCTTGATTAATGTTGATTCAGGTGTATGTTACTTTTGCTTAATGAGGATCTAGATACGAGTAAGGTCTGATCGATATACGTTGAGAATCTTGTGGGATGTTTGGAACAGAAACTATAAGCTCCTTATATAGCTTCATATCACCGGTTTTGCTTCAAATGCGTCACTTGCCTATCCAAGAACACATCTTGAGTACGCTATATTGCGTTCTATAACTTGTTTGTTTGGCAAGAACGAGTTCAGAACTTTTTGGCCACCATCTCAATGTTCAAATGCGTCACTTGCTTTAGTAGTGTTCTTGCATATATCATGAATGTTTGGTTCCATGTTGGTGCAGTATGTCTCAGACTAACTTTTAGGTAGCGTAAAAGGCTTATGTAGGACGATGTTCCCATGTAGACTTCAAGTTGAATAAATGTAGGAAGGTGAATCGAGTAAAAATAAATGGAATTTGTATTTTCCTCTCTTCGATACTTATCAATCTATCATGTGTATCCTGCAGTTATCTCCTGGTTATAGATAGCCTCATATATAGGCCCCTGAAACATTTTATATGTAGGCGGGATAATTGATTTTGTATGCGATTCTCAGTCAGTGTTCTCAACTTCTCATATTAGTATTTAAGGTTCTGTGCAGTTCTTAGACTTGTTACCTGAGAAGATATGGATGAGAAAACTGGTAATACTCGGATGAAATTTCTTACGTTGGAGGGATTTTGAACTGTCTCGTAAGAGGGAAAATTGATCACTCTATTTCCTTCCAGTTGTATTTGTTTACCAAATAAGCGAATTTGTATCCCTCCCTTCCCGTCCTTTTCCCTCCAACTCTCTTCATCCAAACAAACCTTCTTTAGTTGGTCAAGTGGTAATACTCAGATGAAATTTCAATAGTGAAAAAGTGTTGCTATCAGGCGATGACTATACTTTGTTAGTACTAAGTTAGTAGCTTCATTAGTATTGATGTTAACTTCATTTACGTGGGTGGGTACTTGTCCGAAAAAGTAATTGACATGTTTTCCTAGGAGAGATTGTAAGTGCGCTCCGTTTTTGGTTGTTGCATACATGGTCTTATTGTTCTTGTTATTTGTGACAGGAAAAAGATGAAGTTGTAGTTCCTGTTCTGGAGCGATTAAATTATACAGAACAGTTATTAAGTCCAGGCTCACTTGCCAGGCAACTAGCTGACCAAATGATCCTTGCCAAAGCGTATGTCGTTATTGCAAAAGAGCACAACAACCTTCAGCTAGCCTGGGAACTCAGTTCAAAGATCAGAAGTTGCCAGCTTCTACTTTCGAAAACCGCCATGAAAGGAGAGGCTGTCTCACTGGATGAAGCTGAACCGACAATGAAAAGCCTTTCAACTCTACTTTTTAAGGCTCAAGATGCTCATTATGACATAGCCACCACCATAATAACTATGAAATCTCATATTCAAGCACTTGAAGAGCGTGCCCATGCGGCAAGTGTTCAGAGCACGGTATTTGGGCAGTTGGCTGCTGAAGCATTACCAAAAAGCCTCCATTGTTTAAACATTAAATTAATGGCCGATTGGTTGAGATTACCGTCATTAAAGCAGCTAGCAGACGAGAACGACAATTCTCCTCGTCTTGTGGACAACAACTTGTATCATTTCTGTATATTTTCAGATAACCTTGTGGGCGTTTCCGTGGTGGTGAACTCTACCATATCAAATGCTGACCATCCGAAACAACTTGTGTTCCACATCGTTACCAATGGGGTCACATATGGTGCCATGCAAGCTTGGTTCCATACTAACGACTTCCAAGGCGCAACTATCGAGGTCCAAAATATTGAAGAGTTTACCTGGTTAAATGCTTCTTACTCTCCTGTAGCACGACAACTTCTTGACCCCGACTCACAAGCTTACTACTTCAGCGGGTCTCAAACTTTCAGTGTTGATCTCAAGTTCCGGAACCCAAAGTACTTATCACTATTGAACCACCTTCGTTTCTATGTCCCCGACATTTATCCGCAGCTGGAGAAGGTAGTTTTCCTAGACGATGATGTAGTCGTTCAAAAGGATCTGGTACCACTTTTCTCATTGGATTTGCATGGAAATGTGAATGGTGCTGTTGAAACTTGCCTAGAAGCATTTCATCGATATTATAAGTATCTCAATTTCTCAAACCCAACCATCAGCTCGAAATTTGATCCTCAGGCTTGTGGATGGGCGTTCGGGATGAACATTTTCGACTTGATTGCATGGAGGAAAGCGAATGTGACCGAACATTACCATTACTGGATGGAGCAAAATGCTGATCGAACCCTATGGAAACTAGGTACTCTTCCTCCCGGACTTCTCAGTTTTTATGGATTGACTGAGCCACTTGACCGTAGATGGCACGTTCTCGGGTTAGGTTATGACTCAAATATTGATAACCGGTTGATAGACAGTGCAGCCGTTGTTCATTACAACGGGAATATGAAACCATGGTTAAAATTAGCGATTGGCCGTTATAAACCATTGTGGGATCGATATGTGAACCAGAGCAATACATACCTTCAGGAATGCCTCACAAACTGAATAGCAGAGGGAGTATAGTTGAATTTAGCATTTTACTGGCAAATGTAGAGTACGAGGCGGAATTTTGGTGTTCATGAATCCTTAGGATCTCTTATTTACATCTTACATCTCCAATTTACTCCCTTTGTCtccgtcatttgtttaccttttaccccgtattttattcaaaggtaaacaaatggttGGGACGGAGGGAACATATGTATTTTCAACAGGAAGAAATTGCTCTTATACATTTCAGGAGAATAGAATGTAAACTGCAGTAGGGAAAACAGGTGCTGGTTTATTCTTTTTACCCATTTTTATACAGTTTTAGAAACTAATTTATTCTGTACCAATTTTGTGTAATAATCTCTCAAAAATTTTGGATCTTATTGTAATTGTACTATAGGTAATTATCATAGTGCCTTGAAGATTTTTGATTATTTATATAAACTGGGAATTGTTCCGTTTGATCTTCATTGTAGTTCAGCAAATTCGTCAGGAGAAGTTATTCGAGCATGAAATCTTGATTTCGAAACCATTTATCACaaatttttaaccaaaattcTTGTTTATTTATTCATAGTTGAATCTGTTCCTGGTGTTCTAAATCAAAGAAGTCTGTTCAAACACAAGTTTTAGTCGTCCTTCCCAACTGCATGCAATACACTCCGTCCGTACCAATCGTTTATTTTAAGTTTGATAAAAATAGCCCTCACAAAATATGTAGACAAATGACCAAGACGTAGGAGTACATCAAATTATTATCTAtaaaacttcttttttttttgagtaaATCTATAAAACTTCTTACATCACTTGAATTTGCTAAAACTTTTTAGATATCTAAAATTTCAAATGACCAATATGAAAACGAATTGAAATTAATTTATTAAGTCGTATTTCCGATAAGAAGAACCTACAACATTAAGTTGTTCTCCAAAGATGTAAATTTACTTCCCTTAAAATGTTTCTTAACTGGCACAATATATAAACCCCGTTGGCTTAGTTTGGAGCGGATACCTGCAGTTTGAACAATGCAAAATAAACCGATAAAAATTAATATCTGACGTTTAGAAACAAGAGGCCTATTAGCTCAGTTGGTTAGAGCGTCGTGCTAATAACGCGAAGGTCGCAGGTTCGAGACCTGCATAGGCCATCTTTTTACCACTTTTAATGGAAAGATTAAATTTGATGATAAGTGGCCAATTTGACGACATAAATTGATTTGATGATAAGTGGCCAATTTGACGACATATAAATTGTAAAATATCGAGAAGAAAAAAACCGTTTTTTAAAAGAAAGATCACTATAATGGATAGATATGGCTTTGCTTCTTCCAACAGACTTTTGTGACGGGGTTTAGGATCTGACATAGTTTTGAAGGGGACTTTTGTCGAGCTTAACAAAATGTTGACGAAATTCAGACACCAGATGCACAACCATATGAATTAACTGCAAGAAGATCACATTTTATTAATATACCCCTAATGATCATAAAACCCTCTTGAGAAAAACCCAAGAATTATTCTTAACATACAATTGGTAGAATAGAATGATTAAATGAACTTAGGGGCTCGTCATAACCAAATTTGAGGACGATAGCCCCTAATTGATAGCGGAGTTAGGTTTTTTTCTTTACAAAAATGTGAAAGGAAGATGTGTGGCTGGCTAGGGAGGCTACTTGTGTAATTTCAATTAATAATACAGCATACGAAGCTTCAGTTCTTGAGACCTATCATAACCAAATTCTGGAATTACTGCTCATCTAATTCACGGCTAATGTGAAAAAACCACGATAGCAGCAGTACTGAGACCCCAGGGATGCAGATGCTTGTTCATATTTGAAGACGGGATCTAAAGCCACCCGACATTGAACAGGAATCCTTACTCAGAAGCAGCAGTTTCTCCATGGCCGGAATCTTGTCTGAAGAGCAAATTTTCGGCCTCTAAAACCCCCTGAAATTAGGAGATAGAAGAACATTAATGTTATTGATGACACATAACCTTGGAACTGTAGTTCCCAATTACAGGTCTCAATTATACTCTAATGTTTTAACCTTAATTATCATGATTGCCGCATCCTTGTGCAAGAGCTCATTATATTCCTGACAGCGTATATTCTGCAGGAATAAAGCACTAATATCAATCTTTAtcgggaaaaaaaaaaagatgcaaTCGCCCATTGTGAAagtacatttaaaaaaaaattaattttttagGGAAAAAACTTGGGAACTTCACATACATGGACACAGTTGAGGCAACCAGTTTCTACTGAACAG contains the following coding sequences:
- the LOC141652774 gene encoding hexosyltransferase GAUT11-like, with product MRRRAADYRRPVRKRIPKWIWILFLLFCFVGLLLFVVQHNYDQYHVRLPTLEKDEVVVPVLERLNYTEQLLSPGSLARQLADQMILAKAYVVIAKEHNNLQLAWELSSKIRSCQLLLSKTAMKGEAVSLDEAEPTMKSLSTLLFKAQDAHYDIATTIITMKSHIQALEERAHAASVQSTVFGQLAAEALPKSLHCLNIKLMADWLRLPSLKQLADENDNSPRLVDNNLYHFCIFSDNLVGVSVVVNSTISNADHPKQLVFHIVTNGVTYGAMQAWFHTNDFQGATIEVQNIEEFTWLNASYSPVARQLLDPDSQAYYFSGSQTFSVDLKFRNPKYLSLLNHLRFYVPDIYPQLEKVVFLDDDVVVQKDLVPLFSLDLHGNVNGAVETCLEAFHRYYKYLNFSNPTISSKFDPQACGWAFGMNIFDLIAWRKANVTEHYHYWMEQNADRTLWKLGTLPPGLLSFYGLTEPLDRRWHVLGLGYDSNIDNRLIDSAAVVHYNGNMKPWLKLAIGRYKPLWDRYVNQSNTYLQECLTN